One genomic window of Motacilla alba alba isolate MOTALB_02 chromosome 3, Motacilla_alba_V1.0_pri, whole genome shotgun sequence includes the following:
- the GINM1 gene encoding glycoprotein integral membrane protein 1 gives MEAALGRRELLLLPLSLLLPPLAAALLGPAAPLGQEAIRVGVMMLNTSGELHKVQVLFNITYVNGQVYLNDFPMKSGVAHLTCQTIILENRSLDNLPDQQHLGTVSVRIMVHEWPLASTSDLQLIVIQEEVTEIDGKQVQQEEVTEIDILVKDLRVLRHSNYTVPLKESMLYSMPRDNDVLFTLPNLSGKDIQDPLQTTSQYLIQQVETTVDEETLPGKLPETPLRIEPPSSYKVMCQWVEDLRKGLCRFWFQSLPILFSFMEVVVVGIVGAALIIKVLKLILPSCENKGILLLDQVSFVPVTTISLPSDLSDRKNNLDEKACT, from the exons ATGGAGGCGGCGCTGGGACGtcgggagctgctgctgctgccgctgtcgctgctgctgccgcctcTGGCCGCCGCTCTGCTgggcccggccgcgccgctgGGACAG gaagcaATTAGAGTTGGTGTTATGATGCTGAACACCAGTGGGGAACTTCACAAAGTACAG GTTCTTTTTAACATCACCTATGTTAATGGACAGGTATATCTAAATGACTTTCCTATGAAAAGCGGGGTTGCCCACCTAACATGCCAAACAATAATAT TGGAGAACAGAAGCTTGGATAACTTACCGGATCAGCAGCACCTGGGAACCGTCAGCGTTCGAATCATGGTTCACGAGTGGCCTTTGGCATCCACATCTGATTTGCAGCTGATTGTCATTCAGGAAGAAGTGACAGAAATTGATGGGAAACAG GTTCAGCAGGAAGAAGTAACAGAAATAGATATTTTAGTAAAGGACCTGAGAGTACTTAGACATTCCAACTACACCGTCCCTTTGAAAGAGAGCATGCTGTACTCCATGCCAAGGGACAACGACGTGTTGTTTACACTGCCCAACCTCTCAGGAAAAG ATATTCAAGATCCACTGCAGACTACCAGTCAGTACCTCATCCAGCAAGTAGAAACTACAGTGGATGAAGAGACATTACCTGGCAAGTTACCAGAGACCCCTCTTAGGATAGAGCCTCCATCTTCTTACAAG GTGATGTGCCAGTGGGTGGAAGACTTGAGAAAAGGGTTGTGCAGATTCTGGTTTCAATCTTTACCTATCTTGTTTAGTTTCATGGaagttgttgttgttggaaTTGTTGGAGCAGCTCTTATTATCAAAGTCTTAAAGCTGATTCTCCCTTCCTGTGAAAATAA AGGCATCCTTCTCCTGGATCAAGTCAGCTTTGTACCTGTGACTACCATCAGCCTGCCTTCAGACCTTTCAGACAGGAAAAACAATTTAGATGAGAAAGCATGTACTTAA